A segment of the Pseudoalteromonas piscicida genome:
ACAAGCACCAAAAAAGCTCTCAGCACCGTTTTCCTCCCTCATCACACACGAAAGTAAAGTGCCAATGAGTCATTTCAACGCATGGATGCGTGAAAAGCGGTGACAGGGACAGGGATGTCCCTTACACCGCGGTGACGTTCATATTGGCGATTTACTTGAGGAGTCAGTGTGATGTCGGGAGTGCCCTTTCTTTTGCATACTTTTCTTTGGGCATCAAAGAAAAGTATGTCGTAGCCCTGTAGTGGTCAACTAATTTTGGCCACAGTTTTAGAATCTTGGTATCTAACCTCAGATTCATTTGGCGCTAAACCAGCATTATAATGATGAGGCCTAACGTTGTTATAATATCCGTTGATATAATCACTCACACCATATTTAGCATCTTTAAAGTTTTCGTATCCAACCTTTGGCATCCACTCCGTTTTAAAGCTTCTAAAAAATCGCTCCATTGGCGCATTATCCCAACAATTTCCGCGCCTGCTCATACTTTGTGTAATTTTATAGCGCCATAAACGTTGGCGGTACTTCAAGCTTGTATAATGGCTTCCTTGGTCTGAGTGAAACATCAATCCACTTGGTTTACCTCTGCTTTCATACGCGAGTTCAAGCGCTTTTAGCGTTAAGCTAGTATCTGGCGACAACGACATTGCCCAACCAACGACTTTACGTGCAAATAAATCAACAACGACCGCTAAATAGGCCCAGCGATTGCCTGTCCAAATATACGTCACATCACCGCACCACACCGTATTCGGCTCAACAACATCAAACTGCCTGTCTAGCAAATTTGGGATTTCAAGATGCTCATTACCACCCCTTTTATATTGATGTTGTGGTACTTGGCAGCTCTCTAGTTTTAGTTTAACCATTAGCTTAGCGGCGCGATAACGGCTTAATTCAAAATCGTTATTCGTTGCGATTGCTGCGATTGTCCGTGCCCCAGCTGAACCGCCGCTCATTGCATGTATGGCTTTAACTTCAGCTTCTAGCCTTATTTGCTCTGGTGTAGGCGTTGTATCCCGTATGGCCCAATATTTATAGCTGCTGCGATGCACATTGAATACGCTACACAACACGCTAATTGGGTAACGCTCTCGTTGATTTAATTTCTCAATTAACGAGAATTGTTCAGGGAGTCGGACATCAAGAGAGCGGTAGCCTTTTTTAATATATCCTTTTCTAATTCAATGCGTTGGATTTGCTTTTTAAGTTCGCGGATTTCAATTTGTTCAGGTGTCATTGGTGACGCTGTGGGTGTCTGGCCATTCCGCTCTTGCTTCAATTGAGTTACCCACTTACTTACAGTTGATTTACCAACCCCCATAGCCTTAGCTGCATCTTCTTGTGTGTAGCCTTGGTCAACTACAAGTTGAGCTGTTTCTAATTTGATTGCCGCAGAATAGGTTGCGCGTTTTAATTTCGTCATTTTTTCACCCAAATTTGTATGCAAATAGCATAACATTTCTTTCTTAATGGGTGGCCAAATTAACTATGCCACTACACCCATGGACGGGCGCCGAAACCAGTCAGGAGGACAACAAACCAACACAGCGAGATTCAATACCTCCCAAAACAAAATCGTAACAATTCAGTGATGTAGATTTCGCCAGAACCCTGTATTATAAGCCTGTTAAAAGCTTAGGAACGGGTGTGCCTGTACGTTAAGCGAATGGATACTAAAATCAATAACTGTGCTTATGGAACTTTTTGCGCGAATGGAATGATATTATGATCAAGAAAACCGCCATCATCATTGCAATATTGGCTGCTATTAGCGGCTGTAAATCGCTGGTTTATAAAGGTAATAAACTTTACGAAGCGGGAATGTACCGCCAAGCTGCTGAATATTATTCACAAGCACTCGCGGAAGACCCTGAGGATCTTGAAGCGAAACAAGGTTTAACACTGGCGCGAGATAAGCTTATAGATAAAGGACTTATCGATGTGCGTATGCTGCGCTTAGCAAATAACTACACCGCTGCTGCAACTAGGCTAGAAGAAATCGTAGAGAACCAAGCACAATGGCAAATGAAGCCGACTGGCGCGATGGCAAATACCCAAAGAGAAGAACTAGATTACGCGAGGCAATGGCTACTCGACGAAGCCCGCTCGCTATCAAATACGCCCTACCCTGACAAGTTTAAGCTGTTTGAACATAACTATCGCCATCTGATCAGCAATGCGCAATTAGCAAGCGCCATGAGTACCCACTATGACACGCTAAGAACGCAAGCGCAGAAAAAGTGTGATGAACTTGCAGGACAGGTCAGCGGGCAGCGCTTCTATTTAAAAAGTTTCACGGAAAAATACTGTTTAGCGTGGCAAACTTCAAAACGTTTACGTGTAGATAACCAAGATAAAAGTCGTTATTTTGCGATGAACATACGAGATCGTGTCGATATTGGCTTGCGCTTTGGCAATTCAATCAGAGGACAATATGGCGCATTTATCTCAAGCCTAAATACGGCATTTAATAATAGCCTCTGGTTTGATAGTGATGGCAGTCAACAGCTTTCATTAGAGCTATATGCAGATGCAGACTATTACCGCACTAGCAATCAATATATTCAGCGTAAGCATTATCAACAGGAAGTTGAACGACCAGACCCTAATAACTCAGATAAGACGCACACCGTAGAAGTCACAAGAGAGTTCACTTACCCGGTGACCATCTACGATGAGAAATTTGATATCAACGTTAATTATGAGGCGAGTTTAGCCCATCGTTATATCAAAGGCAGTGCAAGCGATAGTAAGCATAATAAAACCCGTGCGCATCAGGCTGATTTTGAACAACTTGATATCACCCCACTGTCTCCAGACTTTCTTAATCTTTCACAGATAACTGAAAAGACCTTTGACGAACTACTCAAAAAATTCTCTCAAGATCTTACGCTAACTTGGAAGCAAAATTACTGTGGACAGGCACTTGGCAGCAATAAAGGCGAAAATATTCTACGCTGTGCCAAGCTTGAGCCCGAGCATGACTATATCAACCGTTGGTTTGACCAGCACTTTGGGATCAAGTACTCAGAAATGACGACTTTATACGGTATTTGAGGCTCAGAATGAGTTTTGAAACTCGCCAAAAAGCCGAAAAATGATTATATTGTGCCAACTTTATTTGTATTAGGAATTAAGCTATGCCAAAGGCAAGTGAAATAAAAAAACATGCCGCGATCGAGTATAACGGCCGCGTAATGATTGTTCGTGACATTGAGCGTTCAGTACCACAAGGTCGCGCTGGTGGTAGCCTATACCGTATGCGTATGTACGATGTAGTAGATAACTCTAAAGTAGATGAGACTTTTAAAGCGGAAGAAATGCTGACACTTGCAGATCTTAACCGCCGCCCTGCAATACTTTCATATGTAGATGGTGATGAGTATGTGTTTATGGATGATGAAGACTACACGCCATACCATCTAAATAAAAAGTCTATTGCTGAGCAATTATTGTTTATCGATGAATCAACTAAAGGTTTATCTATCGTCGTGGTTCAGGGCATGCCTGTTTCTATCGACTTACCTTCAAGCGTAGAGCTTGTGATTGAAGATACCTCT
Coding sequences within it:
- a CDS encoding IS3 family transposase (programmed frameshift), with product MTKLKRATYSAAIKLETAQLVVDQGYTQEDAAKAMGVGKSTVSKWVTQLKQERNGQTPTASPMTPEQIEIRELKKQIQRIELEKDIFKKGYRSLDVRLPEQFSLIEKLNQRERYPISVLCSVFNVHRSSYKYWAIRDTTPTPEQIRLEAEVKAIHAMSGGSAGARTIAAIATNNDFELSRYRAAKLMVKLKLESCQVPQHQYKRGGNEHLEIPNLLDRQFDVVEPNTVWCGDVTYIWTGNRWAYLAVVVDLFARKVVGWAMSLSPDTSLTLKALELAYESRGKPSGLMFHSDQGSHYTSLKYRQRLWRYKITQSMSRRGNCWDNAPMERFFRSFKTEWMPKVGYENFKDAKYGVSDYINGYYNNVRPHHYNAGLAPNESEVRYQDSKTVAKIS
- a CDS encoding tetratricopeptide repeat protein is translated as MIKKTAIIIAILAAISGCKSLVYKGNKLYEAGMYRQAAEYYSQALAEDPEDLEAKQGLTLARDKLIDKGLIDVRMLRLANNYTAAATRLEEIVENQAQWQMKPTGAMANTQREELDYARQWLLDEARSLSNTPYPDKFKLFEHNYRHLISNAQLASAMSTHYDTLRTQAQKKCDELAGQVSGQRFYLKSFTEKYCLAWQTSKRLRVDNQDKSRYFAMNIRDRVDIGLRFGNSIRGQYGAFISSLNTAFNNSLWFDSDGSQQLSLELYADADYYRTSNQYIQRKHYQQEVERPDPNNSDKTHTVEVTREFTYPVTIYDEKFDINVNYEASLAHRYIKGSASDSKHNKTRAHQADFEQLDITPLSPDFLNLSQITEKTFDELLKKFSQDLTLTWKQNYCGQALGSNKGENILRCAKLEPEHDYINRWFDQHFGIKYSEMTTLYGI
- the yeiP gene encoding elongation factor P-like protein EfpL, with product MPKASEIKKHAAIEYNGRVMIVRDIERSVPQGRAGGSLYRMRMYDVVDNSKVDETFKAEEMLTLADLNRRPAILSYVDGDEYVFMDDEDYTPYHLNKKSIAEQLLFIDESTKGLSIVVVQGMPVSIDLPSSVELVIEDTSPSIKGASASARTKPATLTTGLVVQVPEHISSGDKIKINTAESKFMGRAE